The proteins below are encoded in one region of Festucalex cinctus isolate MCC-2025b chromosome 2, RoL_Fcin_1.0, whole genome shotgun sequence:
- the kif1b gene encoding kinesin-like protein KIF1B isoform X21, protein MSGASVKVAVRVRPFNSRETSKDSKCIIQMQGNTTTILNPKAPKEPAKTFSFDYSYWSHTTPEDPCFAAQNQVYNDIGKEMLQHAFEGYNVCIFAYGQTGAGKSYTMMGKQEEGQEGIIPMLCEDLFEKINEDNNKEELSYSVEVSYMEIYCERVRDLLNPKNKGNLRVREHPLLGPYVEDLSKLAVTSYTDIADLMDAGNKARTVAATNMNETSSRSHAVFTIVFTQRKHDSETDLSTEKVSKISLVDLAGSERADSTGAKGTRLKEGANINKSLTTLGKVISALAEVDNCTSKSKKKKKSDFIPYRDSVLTWLLRENLGGNSRTAMVAALSPADINYDETLSTLRYADRAKNIKCNAVINEDPNNKLVRDLKDEVARLKELLRAQGLGDILDIDPLGDDCPGSGIKCDTAQSFRMPLLSCQTEVQSFRSKDLKDIQNNKNRYLIASENQRPGHFSTAPIGSLTVSPSSGSLCSQGALQSATSIQERIMSTPGGEEAIERLKESEKIIAELNETWEEKLRKTEAIRMEREALLAEMGVAIREDGGTLGVFSPKKTPHLVNLNEDPLMSECLLYYIKDGITRVGQADAERRQDIVLSGAHIKEEHCIFRSEKNAHGEVIVMLVPCEGSETYVNGKRVEDSIQLRSGNRIIMGKNHVFRFNHPEQARAEREKTPSVETPVEPVDWTFAQRELLEKQGIDMKQEMEKRLTEMEILYKKEKEEADQLLEQQRLVYESKLQELQKQVETRSLVAETPDEEELEEEEEEEEEVPWTQHEFSLAQWAFRKWRFHQFTSLRDQLWGNAVYLKEANAISVELKKKVQFQFVLLTDTLYSPLPPELLSPEPEKERNSRPFPRTVVAVEVQDLKNGATHYWSLEKLKQRLDQMREMYDRAGEMASTHQEDCGEGTLTGNDPFYDRFHWFKLVGRAFVYLSNLLYPVPLVHRVAIVTEKGDVRGFLRVGVQAIAADEEAPDYGSGVRQSGTAKISFDDDYFKKNDFPATVMTHSGLSLEELRIVEGQGQSSEVITPSEELNRINDMDLKLGNIPESKLACGDGLPGQLEIGSTFTFRVTVLQTTGVPPEYADIFCQFNFLHRHDEAFSTEPLKNTGRGAPLGFYHVQNISVEVTESFIEYIKTKPIVFEVFGHYQQHPLHLHGQDLISPPTPSRKYYPIPMPLSKPVPATKLNTITKSNLGQCVSKYDLLVWFEISELEPTGEYIPAIVDHSGALPCHGTYLLHQGIQRRITVTLIHEKGSELHWKDVRELVVGRIRNKAEVDDGAADAVLSLNIISAKNIKSSHNSNRTFYRFEAVWDSSLHNSLLLNRVTPYGEKIYMTLSAYLELDHCIQPAIITKDVCMVFYSRDAKISPPRSLRNLFGSGYSKTPDCNRVTGIYELSLCKMSDSGSPGMQRRRRKVLDTSVAYVRGEENLAGWRPRGDSLILEHQWELEKMEQLHEVEKTRHLLLLRDKLGESAPVGSGPTTKSLSELLSPCMSSGTLSTSTSISSQISSTTFESAITPSESSGYDSADIESLVDREKELATKCLRLLTHTFNSEYNQLVNSISDCKLSDISPMGRDLSMTSFSSATLTPSSTCPSLSDSRCGSVEQKTPENCSRASSPSCSDYENFPMVPTLEASYLARAGKNEFLNLVPDIEEMRPGSVVSKKGFLSFMEPRSNSWVKHFVVVRRPYVFIYNSDKDPVERGVLNLSTAQVEYSEDQQAMLKTPNTFAVCTKHRGILLQANNEKDMNDWLYAFNPLLAGTIRSKLARRRSGLIKN, encoded by the exons CTATTCTCAACCCCAAAGCCCCAAAAGAACCAGCCAAGACCTTCAGTTTTGATTACTCCTACTGGTCCCACACGACG CCGGAAGACCCCTGCTTTGCTGCACAGAACCAAGTGTACAATGACATTGGCAAGGAAATGCTGCAGCACGCCTTTGAGGGCTACAATGTGTGCATTTTTGCATATGGCCAGACTGGAGCTGGCAAATCCTACACCATGATGGGCAAACAGGAGGAGGGCCAGGAAGGAATCATTCCCATG CTTTGTGAAGATCTATTTGAGAAAATCAATGAGGATAACAACAAAGAGGAGCTCTCGTATTCTGTAGAG GTCAGTTACATGGAGATCTACTGTGAGCGGGTTCGAGATCTGCTCAATCCCAAGAACAAAGGGAATCTCCGGGTGAGGGAACATCCACTTTTGGGCCCCTACGTAGAGGACCTCTCAAAGCTTGCCGTTACTTCCTATACTGACATCGCTGACCTCATGGATGCGGGCAATAAGGCCAG AACTGTGGCTGCCACTAACATGAATGAGACCAGCAGCAGGTCCCATGCAGTTTTCACAATTGTCTTCACACAGCGAAAACATGACAGTGAGACGGACCTTTCCACTGAAAAA GTCAGTAAAATTAGTCTTGTGGACTTGGCAGGAAGTGAAAGAGCAGATTCCACTGGAGCTAAAGGCACCCGGCTGAAG GAGGGTGCAAACATCAACAAGTCCCTAACAACATTAGGAAAGGTCATCTCTGCCCTGGCCGAAGTG GATAACTGTACCAGCAAG agcaagaaaaagaagaagtcagACTTCATCCCGTACAGAGACTCTGTTTTGACATGGCTCTTGAGGGAGAATCTTG GTGGAAACTCCAGAACTGCAATGGTTGCCGCCCTAAGTCCTGCTGATATCAATTATGATGAAACTCTGAGCACACTGCG CTACGCCGATCGAGCGAAGAACATCAAATGTAATGCTGTCATCAATGAGGATCCCAACAATAAGCTGGTGCGTGACCTTAAGGATGAAGTGGCTCGTCTGAAGGAACTGCTACGTGCACAAGGACTGGGAGACATCCTGGACA TCGATCCTCTGGGGGATGATTGCCCAGGAAGTGGAATCAAAT GTGACACTGCTCAAAGCTTTAGAATGCCACTGCTCAGTTGTCAAACTGAGGTTCAGAGCTTCAGATCAAAAG ACCTCAAAGACATTCAGAACAATAAGAATAGATACTTGATAGCCTCAGAGAACCAACGCCCTGGCCATTTCTCCACAGCCCCTATCGGTTCCCTGACAGTATCTCCATCCTCTGGCTCACTGTGCAGCCAGGGGGCCCTGCAGTCAGCCACCAGCATCCAAGAACGCATCATGTCCACTCCTGGTGGAGAGGAAGCTATTGAAAGACTCAAG gaatCGGAAAAGATCATTGCAGAGCTCAATGAAACCTGGGAAGAGAAGCTGCGAAAGACAGAGGCAATCCGCATGGAGAG GGAGGCGTTACTTGCAGAAATGGGCGTAGCAATCCGCGAAGATGGAGGCACTTTGGGGGTGTTCTCCCCGAAAAAG ACTCCTCACCTGGTTAACCTGAACGAGGATCCTCTCATGTCTGAGTGTCTCCTCTACTACATCAAAGACGGAATTACAAG GGTGGGACAGGCGGATGCTGAAAGACGACAAGATATCGTATTAAGTGGTGCGCATATCAAGGAGGAGCACTGTATTTTCCGCAGTGAGAAGAATGCCCATGGAGAAG TTATCGTCATGCTTGTGCCATGTGAGGGGTCTGAGACGTATGTAAATGGGAAGCGTGTAGAGGACTCTATCCAGCTGCGTTCAG GAAACCGTATCATTATGGGAAAGAACCACGTGTTCCGCTTCAACCACCCCGAGCAAGCCAGGGCTGAAAGGGAGAAAACGCCGTCTGTTGAAACCCCTGTGGAGCCAGTGGATTGGACCTTTGCTCAGAGAGAGCTGCTGGAGAAACAGGGCATTGACATGAAACAGGAGATGGAGAAAAG GCTCACTGAGATGGAAATCCTatacaaaaaggaaaaagaagaagcagacCAACTTCTTGAGCAGCAGAGACTG GTATATGAGAGCAAACTACAAGAACTTCAGAAACAAGTTGAGACTCGTTCTCTAGTTGCCGAAACGCCGGATGAGGAAGAgctagaggaggaggaggaggaggaagaggaag TGCCGTGGACTCAGCACGAGTTCAGCCTGGCTCAGTGGGCCTTCAGGAAGTGGAGGTTCCACCAATTCACATCTCTCCGCGACCAGTTGTGGGGGAATGCCGTCTACCTGAAGGAGGCCAACGCCATCAGTGTGGAACTAAAGAAGAAA GTCCAGTTCCAGTTTGTCTTATTGACGGACACCCTTTACTCACCCCTGCCCCCGGAGCTCTTATCACCAGAACCAGAAAAAGAGCGCAACTCCAGGCCTTTCCCTCGTACGGTGGTGGCCGTTGAGGTTCAAGACCTGAAGAACGGAGCCACACACTACTGGTCCCTCGAGAAACTCAA GCAGCGTCTGGATCAGATGAGAGAGATGTATGACCGGGCAGGAGAAATGGCTTCCACGCACCAAGAGGATTGCGGGGAAGGAACTCTGACAGGAAATGACCCCTTCTACGACCGCTTCCATTGGTTTAAGCTTGTTGGGAG AGCTTTCGTGTACCTGAGCAACCTGCTTTACCCAGTACCACTGGTTCATCGTGTTGCCATAGTAACAGAGAAAGGAGACGTGCGAGGTTTCTTGCGCGTTGGGGTCCAGGCCATAGCTG CTGATGAGGAGGCCCCAGACTACGGGTCTGGTGTAAGGCAATCGGGGACTGCTAAGATATCCTTTGATGATGACTACTTCAAAAAA AATGATTTCCCAGCCACAGTTATGACCCACTCTGGTTTGTCCTTGGAAGAACTGCGCATTGTGGAGGGCCAGGGTCAGAGTTCAGAGGTCATCACCCCCTCGGAGGAGCTCAATAGAATCAATGACATGG ACCTCAAGCTGGGAAACATCCCAGAGAGCAAGCTGGCTTGTGGTGACGGTCTACCAGGCCAGTTGGAGATTGGCAGCACTTTCACCTTCCGTGTGACCGTGCTTCAGACCACTGGCGTCCCACCGGAATATGCTGATATCTTCTGCCAGTTCAA TTTCCTGCATCGTCACGATGAAGCTTTTTCCACCGAGCCCTTGAAAAACACTGGCAGAGGCGCTCCGCTGGGTTTTTATCACGTCCAAAAT ATTTCAGTTGAGGTGACGGAGTCCTTCATCGAGTACATCAAGACCAAGCCCATTGTGTTTGAAGTGTTTGGCCACTACCAGCAGCACCCGCTGCATCTCCATGGCCAGGACCTCATCAG TCCTCCAACACCATCCAGGAAATACTATCCTATTCCAATGCCATTATCTAAACCTG TCCCAGCCACCAAGTTGAACACAATCACCAAGTCCAACCTGGGCCAGTGTGTCAGCAAATACGACCTACTCGTCTGGTTTGAGATCAGCGAGCTGGAGCCCACAGGAGA GTACATTCCAGCTATTGTGGATCACAGTGGAGCACTGCCTTGCCATGGCACGTACCTGCTGCACCAG GGAATCCAGCGTCGGATCACTGTGACTTTAATCCACGAGAAGGGTAGCGAGCTGCACTGGAAAGATGTTCGTGAGCTGGTTGTTG GTCGTATTAGGAACAAAGCTGAAGTGGACGATGGCGCTGCTGATGCAGTCCTGTCTCTTAACATCATCTCTGCCAAGAACATCAAATCTTCTCACAACTCTAACAG GACCTTCTACCGCTTTGAGGCAGTGTGGGACAGCTCCCTGCACAACTCCCTCCTGCTCAACAGAGTTACTCCTTATGGAGAGAAGATCTACATGACGCTGTCAGCATATCTAGAG CTTGACCATTGCATCCAGCCTGCCATTATCACGAAAGACGTCTGCATGGTCTTTTACTCGCGAGATGCAAAGATCTCACCTCCCCGTTCCCTCAGGAACCTCTTCGGGAGTGGCTATTCCAAAACCCCAGACTG CAACCGTGTTACCGGAATCTACGAGTTGAGTTTGTGCAAGATGTCCGATTCTGGAAGTCCAG GCATGCAACGCCGGAGGAGGAAGGTCTTGGACACATCAGTGGCGTATGTGCGTGGCGAGGAGAACCTGGCAGGTTGGAGGCCCAGAGGAGACAGTCTCATCCTGGAGCACCAATGGGAGCTGGAGAAAATGGAGCAGCTGCATGAG GTGGAGAAGACCCGCCACCTCCTCCTGCTGAGAGACAAACTGGGAGAATCGGCTCCCGTGGGATCGGGGCCGACCACCAAGTCCTTAAGCGAGTTGCTGTCTCCGTGCATGAGCTCGGGCACCTTGTCCACCTCCACCTCCATCTCCTCGCAGATCTCCAGCACCACCTTTGAGAGCGCCATCACGCCCAGTGAGAGCAGCGGCTACGACTCCGCTGACATCGAGAGCCTGGTTGATCGTGAGAAGGAGCTGGCCACTAAG TGCCTCCGCCTCCTGACTCATACGTTCAACAGCGAATACAACCAGTTGGTGAACAGCATCAGCGACTGCAAG CTGTCTGACATCTCTCCGATGGGACGGGACCTGTCGATGACCAGCTTCAGCAGCGCCACACTCACCCCCTCCTCCACCTGCCCGTCTCTGTCAGACTCCCGCTGTGGCTCTGTAGAACAGAA GACTCCTGAGAACTGTTCCCGTGCGTCCAGCCCATCCTGCTCAGACTATGAAAACTTCCCCATGGTTCCCACCCTGGAGGCATCTTACCTCGCACGTGCGGGCAAAAACGAATTCCTTAACTTGGTGCCTGATATTGAAGAAATGAGGCCGGG ATCTGTCGTGTCCAAGAAGGGTTTCCTAAGCTTCATGGAGCCTCGCTCCAACTCGTGGGTGAAGCACTTTGTGGTCGTGCGCCGGCCTTACGTCTTCATCTACAACAGCGACAAGGACCCG
- the kif1b gene encoding kinesin-like protein KIF1B isoform X13 translates to MSGASVKVAVRVRPFNSRETSKDSKCIIQMQGNTTTILNPKAPKEPAKTFSFDYSYWSHTTPEDPCFAAQNQVYNDIGKEMLQHAFEGYNVCIFAYGQTGAGKSYTMMGKQEEGQEGIIPMLCEDLFEKINEDNNKEELSYSVEVSYMEIYCERVRDLLNPKNKGNLRVREHPLLGPYVEDLSKLAVTSYTDIADLMDAGNKARTVAATNMNETSSRSHAVFTIVFTQRKHDSETDLSTEKVSKISLVDLAGSERADSTGAKGTRLKEGANINKSLTTLGKVISALAEVDNCTSKSKKKKKSDFIPYRDSVLTWLLRENLGGNSRTAMVAALSPADINYDETLSTLRYADRAKNIKCNAVINEDPNNKLVRDLKDEVARLKELLRAQGLGDILDIDPLGDDCPGSGIKCDTAQSFRMPLLSCQTEVQSFRSKDLKDIQNNKNRYLIASENQRPGHFSTAPIGSLTVSPSSGSLCSQGALQSATSIQERIMSTPGGEEAIERLKESEKIIAELNETWEEKLRKTEAIRMEREALLAEMGVAIREDGGTLGVFSPKKTPHLVNLNEDPLMSECLLYYIKDGITRVGQADAERRQDIVLSGAHIKEEHCIFRSEKNAHGEVIVMLVPCEGSETYVNGKRVEDSIQLRSGNRIIMGKNHVFRFNHPEQARAEREKTPSVETPVEPVDWTFAQRELLEKQGIDMKQEMEKRLTEMEILYKKEKEEADQLLEQQRLVYESKLQELQKQVETRSLVAETPDEEELEEEEEEEEEVPWTQHEFSLAQWAFRKWRFHQFTSLRDQLWGNAVYLKEANAISVELKKKVQFQFVLLTDTLYSPLPPELLSPEPEKERNSRPFPRTVVAVEVQDLKNGATHYWSLEKLKQRLDQMREMYDRAGEMASTHQEDCGEGTLTGNDPFYDRFHWFKLVGSSPIFHGCVNEHLAERTPSPTFSTTDSEITELADERQSEMSDLMDDEAFVDDTSSDAGTEEGSDIFSDGQDPFYDRSPWFILVGRAFVYLSNLLYPVPLVHRVAIVTEKGDVRGFLRVGVQAIAADEEAPDYGSGVRQSGTAKISFDDDYFKKNDFPATVMTHSGLSLEELRIVEGQGQSSEVITPSEELNRINDMDLKLGNIPESKLACGDGLPGQLEIGSTFTFRVTVLQTTGVPPEYADIFCQFNFLHRHDEAFSTEPLKNTGRGAPLGFYHVQNISVEVTESFIEYIKTKPIVFEVFGHYQQHPLHLHGQDLISPPTPSRKYYPIPMPLSKPVPATKLNTITKSNLGQCVSKYDLLVWFEISELEPTGEYIPAIVDHSGALPCHGTYLLHQGIQRRITVTLIHEKGSELHWKDVRELVVGRIRNKAEVDDGAADAVLSLNIISAKNIKSSHNSNRTFYRFEAVWDSSLHNSLLLNRVTPYGEKIYMTLSAYLELDHCIQPAIITKDVCMVFYSRDAKISPPRSLRNLFGSGYSKTPDCNRVTGIYELSLCKMSDSGSPGMQRRRRKVLDTSVAYVRGEENLAGWRPRGDSLILEHQWELEKMEQLHEVEKTRHLLLLRDKLGESAPVGSGPTTKSLSELLSPCMSSGTLSTSTSISSQISSTTFESAITPSESSGYDSADIESLVDREKELATKCLRLLTHTFNSEYNQLVNSISDCKLSDISPMGRDLSMTSFSSATLTPSSTCPSLSDSRCGSVEQKTPENCSRASSPSCSDYENFPMVPTLEASYLARAGKNEFLNLVPDIEEMRPGSVVSKKGFLSFMEPRSNSWVKHFVVVRRPYVFIYNSDKDPVERGVLNLSTAQVEYSEDQQAMLKTPNTFAVCTKHRGILLQANNEKDMNDWLYAFNPLLAGTIRSKLARRRSGLIKN, encoded by the exons CTATTCTCAACCCCAAAGCCCCAAAAGAACCAGCCAAGACCTTCAGTTTTGATTACTCCTACTGGTCCCACACGACG CCGGAAGACCCCTGCTTTGCTGCACAGAACCAAGTGTACAATGACATTGGCAAGGAAATGCTGCAGCACGCCTTTGAGGGCTACAATGTGTGCATTTTTGCATATGGCCAGACTGGAGCTGGCAAATCCTACACCATGATGGGCAAACAGGAGGAGGGCCAGGAAGGAATCATTCCCATG CTTTGTGAAGATCTATTTGAGAAAATCAATGAGGATAACAACAAAGAGGAGCTCTCGTATTCTGTAGAG GTCAGTTACATGGAGATCTACTGTGAGCGGGTTCGAGATCTGCTCAATCCCAAGAACAAAGGGAATCTCCGGGTGAGGGAACATCCACTTTTGGGCCCCTACGTAGAGGACCTCTCAAAGCTTGCCGTTACTTCCTATACTGACATCGCTGACCTCATGGATGCGGGCAATAAGGCCAG AACTGTGGCTGCCACTAACATGAATGAGACCAGCAGCAGGTCCCATGCAGTTTTCACAATTGTCTTCACACAGCGAAAACATGACAGTGAGACGGACCTTTCCACTGAAAAA GTCAGTAAAATTAGTCTTGTGGACTTGGCAGGAAGTGAAAGAGCAGATTCCACTGGAGCTAAAGGCACCCGGCTGAAG GAGGGTGCAAACATCAACAAGTCCCTAACAACATTAGGAAAGGTCATCTCTGCCCTGGCCGAAGTG GATAACTGTACCAGCAAG agcaagaaaaagaagaagtcagACTTCATCCCGTACAGAGACTCTGTTTTGACATGGCTCTTGAGGGAGAATCTTG GTGGAAACTCCAGAACTGCAATGGTTGCCGCCCTAAGTCCTGCTGATATCAATTATGATGAAACTCTGAGCACACTGCG CTACGCCGATCGAGCGAAGAACATCAAATGTAATGCTGTCATCAATGAGGATCCCAACAATAAGCTGGTGCGTGACCTTAAGGATGAAGTGGCTCGTCTGAAGGAACTGCTACGTGCACAAGGACTGGGAGACATCCTGGACA TCGATCCTCTGGGGGATGATTGCCCAGGAAGTGGAATCAAAT GTGACACTGCTCAAAGCTTTAGAATGCCACTGCTCAGTTGTCAAACTGAGGTTCAGAGCTTCAGATCAAAAG ACCTCAAAGACATTCAGAACAATAAGAATAGATACTTGATAGCCTCAGAGAACCAACGCCCTGGCCATTTCTCCACAGCCCCTATCGGTTCCCTGACAGTATCTCCATCCTCTGGCTCACTGTGCAGCCAGGGGGCCCTGCAGTCAGCCACCAGCATCCAAGAACGCATCATGTCCACTCCTGGTGGAGAGGAAGCTATTGAAAGACTCAAG gaatCGGAAAAGATCATTGCAGAGCTCAATGAAACCTGGGAAGAGAAGCTGCGAAAGACAGAGGCAATCCGCATGGAGAG GGAGGCGTTACTTGCAGAAATGGGCGTAGCAATCCGCGAAGATGGAGGCACTTTGGGGGTGTTCTCCCCGAAAAAG ACTCCTCACCTGGTTAACCTGAACGAGGATCCTCTCATGTCTGAGTGTCTCCTCTACTACATCAAAGACGGAATTACAAG GGTGGGACAGGCGGATGCTGAAAGACGACAAGATATCGTATTAAGTGGTGCGCATATCAAGGAGGAGCACTGTATTTTCCGCAGTGAGAAGAATGCCCATGGAGAAG TTATCGTCATGCTTGTGCCATGTGAGGGGTCTGAGACGTATGTAAATGGGAAGCGTGTAGAGGACTCTATCCAGCTGCGTTCAG GAAACCGTATCATTATGGGAAAGAACCACGTGTTCCGCTTCAACCACCCCGAGCAAGCCAGGGCTGAAAGGGAGAAAACGCCGTCTGTTGAAACCCCTGTGGAGCCAGTGGATTGGACCTTTGCTCAGAGAGAGCTGCTGGAGAAACAGGGCATTGACATGAAACAGGAGATGGAGAAAAG GCTCACTGAGATGGAAATCCTatacaaaaaggaaaaagaagaagcagacCAACTTCTTGAGCAGCAGAGACTG GTATATGAGAGCAAACTACAAGAACTTCAGAAACAAGTTGAGACTCGTTCTCTAGTTGCCGAAACGCCGGATGAGGAAGAgctagaggaggaggaggaggaggaagaggaag TGCCGTGGACTCAGCACGAGTTCAGCCTGGCTCAGTGGGCCTTCAGGAAGTGGAGGTTCCACCAATTCACATCTCTCCGCGACCAGTTGTGGGGGAATGCCGTCTACCTGAAGGAGGCCAACGCCATCAGTGTGGAACTAAAGAAGAAA GTCCAGTTCCAGTTTGTCTTATTGACGGACACCCTTTACTCACCCCTGCCCCCGGAGCTCTTATCACCAGAACCAGAAAAAGAGCGCAACTCCAGGCCTTTCCCTCGTACGGTGGTGGCCGTTGAGGTTCAAGACCTGAAGAACGGAGCCACACACTACTGGTCCCTCGAGAAACTCAA GCAGCGTCTGGATCAGATGAGAGAGATGTATGACCGGGCAGGAGAAATGGCTTCCACGCACCAAGAGGATTGCGGGGAAGGAACTCTGACAGGAAATGACCCCTTCTACGACCGCTTCCATTGGTTTAAGCTTGTTGGGAG CTCCCCCATCTTCCACGGTTGCGTAAACGAGCATCTGGCCGAACGCACGCCCTCGCCCACCTTCTCCACCACCGACTCTGAAATCACCGAGTTGGCGGACGAGCGCCAGAGCGAGATGTCTGACCTGATGGACGACGAGGCGTTCGTCGACGACACCAGCTCCGACGCCGGCACGGAGGAGGGTTCGGATATCTTCAGCGATGGCCAGGACCCCTTCTATGACCGCTCCCCCTGGTTCATCCTGGTGGGAAG AGCTTTCGTGTACCTGAGCAACCTGCTTTACCCAGTACCACTGGTTCATCGTGTTGCCATAGTAACAGAGAAAGGAGACGTGCGAGGTTTCTTGCGCGTTGGGGTCCAGGCCATAGCTG CTGATGAGGAGGCCCCAGACTACGGGTCTGGTGTAAGGCAATCGGGGACTGCTAAGATATCCTTTGATGATGACTACTTCAAAAAA AATGATTTCCCAGCCACAGTTATGACCCACTCTGGTTTGTCCTTGGAAGAACTGCGCATTGTGGAGGGCCAGGGTCAGAGTTCAGAGGTCATCACCCCCTCGGAGGAGCTCAATAGAATCAATGACATGG ACCTCAAGCTGGGAAACATCCCAGAGAGCAAGCTGGCTTGTGGTGACGGTCTACCAGGCCAGTTGGAGATTGGCAGCACTTTCACCTTCCGTGTGACCGTGCTTCAGACCACTGGCGTCCCACCGGAATATGCTGATATCTTCTGCCAGTTCAA TTTCCTGCATCGTCACGATGAAGCTTTTTCCACCGAGCCCTTGAAAAACACTGGCAGAGGCGCTCCGCTGGGTTTTTATCACGTCCAAAAT ATTTCAGTTGAGGTGACGGAGTCCTTCATCGAGTACATCAAGACCAAGCCCATTGTGTTTGAAGTGTTTGGCCACTACCAGCAGCACCCGCTGCATCTCCATGGCCAGGACCTCATCAG TCCTCCAACACCATCCAGGAAATACTATCCTATTCCAATGCCATTATCTAAACCTG TCCCAGCCACCAAGTTGAACACAATCACCAAGTCCAACCTGGGCCAGTGTGTCAGCAAATACGACCTACTCGTCTGGTTTGAGATCAGCGAGCTGGAGCCCACAGGAGA GTACATTCCAGCTATTGTGGATCACAGTGGAGCACTGCCTTGCCATGGCACGTACCTGCTGCACCAG GGAATCCAGCGTCGGATCACTGTGACTTTAATCCACGAGAAGGGTAGCGAGCTGCACTGGAAAGATGTTCGTGAGCTGGTTGTTG GTCGTATTAGGAACAAAGCTGAAGTGGACGATGGCGCTGCTGATGCAGTCCTGTCTCTTAACATCATCTCTGCCAAGAACATCAAATCTTCTCACAACTCTAACAG GACCTTCTACCGCTTTGAGGCAGTGTGGGACAGCTCCCTGCACAACTCCCTCCTGCTCAACAGAGTTACTCCTTATGGAGAGAAGATCTACATGACGCTGTCAGCATATCTAGAG CTTGACCATTGCATCCAGCCTGCCATTATCACGAAAGACGTCTGCATGGTCTTTTACTCGCGAGATGCAAAGATCTCACCTCCCCGTTCCCTCAGGAACCTCTTCGGGAGTGGCTATTCCAAAACCCCAGACTG CAACCGTGTTACCGGAATCTACGAGTTGAGTTTGTGCAAGATGTCCGATTCTGGAAGTCCAG GCATGCAACGCCGGAGGAGGAAGGTCTTGGACACATCAGTGGCGTATGTGCGTGGCGAGGAGAACCTGGCAGGTTGGAGGCCCAGAGGAGACAGTCTCATCCTGGAGCACCAATGGGAGCTGGAGAAAATGGAGCAGCTGCATGAG GTGGAGAAGACCCGCCACCTCCTCCTGCTGAGAGACAAACTGGGAGAATCGGCTCCCGTGGGATCGGGGCCGACCACCAAGTCCTTAAGCGAGTTGCTGTCTCCGTGCATGAGCTCGGGCACCTTGTCCACCTCCACCTCCATCTCCTCGCAGATCTCCAGCACCACCTTTGAGAGCGCCATCACGCCCAGTGAGAGCAGCGGCTACGACTCCGCTGACATCGAGAGCCTGGTTGATCGTGAGAAGGAGCTGGCCACTAAG TGCCTCCGCCTCCTGACTCATACGTTCAACAGCGAATACAACCAGTTGGTGAACAGCATCAGCGACTGCAAG CTGTCTGACATCTCTCCGATGGGACGGGACCTGTCGATGACCAGCTTCAGCAGCGCCACACTCACCCCCTCCTCCACCTGCCCGTCTCTGTCAGACTCCCGCTGTGGCTCTGTAGAACAGAA GACTCCTGAGAACTGTTCCCGTGCGTCCAGCCCATCCTGCTCAGACTATGAAAACTTCCCCATGGTTCCCACCCTGGAGGCATCTTACCTCGCACGTGCGGGCAAAAACGAATTCCTTAACTTGGTGCCTGATATTGAAGAAATGAGGCCGGG ATCTGTCGTGTCCAAGAAGGGTTTCCTAAGCTTCATGGAGCCTCGCTCCAACTCGTGGGTGAAGCACTTTGTGGTCGTGCGCCGGCCTTACGTCTTCATCTACAACAGCGACAAGGACCCG